From the genome of Hippoglossus stenolepis isolate QCI-W04-F060 chromosome 13, HSTE1.2, whole genome shotgun sequence:
TTTCCCTTCACTGGAACTAAGGGGCCAAGTCCAACCAATGACAATGGAACTGAATGAAACACATGAATTCGATGACTGAAAGGTGTGTCCCAATACTTTTGTCCATATAGTGTACATTTAAAACAGTGGGGGCAAACTCACCTTATCACACATGTTGTCCCCGGTGCCTGACACAAACAGCACCGGCACGTGTTCCGGCAGCGCCCTGAGATCCTCACTCCGCTGGCGGTGGGCGTGTGTCTGTCCTGGGGGgtgcagaggaaaagacaggCAGACGACACCTTGCACTGCTCCCTCTGTTCCCTCACTCAGCTGCCGGGCTAAAGCTGCAGCGGCACGACTCCCCATTGACCtgcctgtggacacacacacacacgtttcacagagaataaatcCCAAACAGTGCTGCAACACAAGATTCTTATGCACAATATTACGTTTTTGTGACAGTATGTGATCTTGTGAAGTGAAgagattttgaaataaaatctacAACCTACCCAAGGAAATCCAGCAGGGTGAGTCAGTAACTTCAATTAAATCAAAGCTGAAAACTTACTTTTATCATATTGAATACTCTGATTCTACCTCATTCTAGTTTGTATTATTGTAATGGGTGGTCATGCTTAGATTcgaatatttgtattattttatgacttttgatttgttttcgtGTTATTTTTATGTACTTGTGTCTTGTATTTGTGAAGCATGTGGCAATTTTAATTTGAGAAGAGCTATACAAACCaatatatcattattaatataattactacatttaaatgttattttaaagggGGACTGATGATGATAATAGTTATTTTATTGCAATGCACACAGACTGTGTGTAAAACACTGTGTAGCACTCACCTCCAATGAACATGTGCTTGATGTTAAACCTCTGCAGTGATTTCAAATAGTCCTGTGAGAGGAAACCACATCTTATTCATGCAGATTCACACAGACCCACAGGATGAGGATGTAAACAGTGTTGAGTGGATGGAGCCCCTCACCCACACAGCGTGGTACACCTTCACTCTGTAGCTCAGGTTCAAAGCTCTGCAGGTGAAGCGCAGGCAGATGAAGCCACGTGAAGCCAGCGCGTGAGACAGAGACACGAGCTGAGAGAAGTTCATGTCTCCACCGGCTCCATGCGTGAGGATCACAGCGGTGTGGACACGTGTCTCCGAGGCggggacacacacagcagcgtcCACACACTTTGTCCCCAGCTGCACCTCCACTCTGTCCTGAACCGGAAACAAGCGGCACCGTCCATCACAGCCACATTTAGCTTTAAAATCGTTTCTCTTGTGGTTAATGACGCAGTTTGACACATTAACTAAAATCTAAACAAAGTAAAGTGACTGTAACAAACAGTTAAAGTTTGTGTTGTACCAGGATCGAGTCTCTGTTAAGTTCACAAGatgtaatgtttatatttacCTCCACAAACTTCTCCATGTCTTCTGCGGTACCTCAAGTGACATTACAGCCGACTAGGGACATCTAGCGGTTGGGAGTAGTTATTACAACTTAAATTTACGACTTTTGTTTCcattgattatatatatatatatgatttaatatatgcatgtataatattaaatatatatatacacagagaaATCAGGTTTAATGTTGACCGCCAATGTGAAGCATGGTAAGTGTTCATTATAGGGTAGTGACATACAGAGCAGAACataatatgtgtgtatatatacagtttatagtCCCAATTTTGGATCCTGCAAAAAAACTTTCCTCTAGGTACAGGTTGTCTTCATCCTTTCACATGTTCAGGTCAAGTCGTCTTATCTTGTTCTCtatctgtatgtgtgagtgtgtaatataacagcaggaaaaaaaacatacactttcaacatgtaaaaaaagaaatacatttatttaaaaaagatgaCCTAAGGTGATATTAATTCATATCACACAGTCATACAATGAATCCACATTTGTACAAATTATTTGGCACTTTATCAGATATGAAGGACTTCTCTGTAAGTGAGTGACAGGTCCATCAGAGTTCATCTTttggctgaaaaacaaacaataacactgATGTTAGAATTAggagtgatatatatatatatatagacttacatgttacagagctcTGCCCAACTTGAATCTGACCAGACATCCAATTAGGTAGGATCATTGTGAACACAAATGGGTGAACATGGCCTTTAATAtagtattttatgtatttatcataaatctaaaaaaaattatatattattttaagtgTTAGTGTAACTTTTAGGTGCAAATTGCAGTATTTTAGGAGGAGAATGTACTTTAGGTGCAGGGACATCTTATACACACCAGAGGGAGACAAACTCTTTAAAATTGAGGTATTATCTTGTGGAAGGATGAGGTATTGGAAGCTCAGGTGTAAATCGAACCATCTGTGATGACTGAGTTTCATTGAGCTGCTTTAGGTCCAAGATCCGGCTCCTATCTATTTAATATCTCCTTTATTATATGTCTTATTGCTTTAACATATTAATTCCATTGTTCTGTTAAACTTTATATTGCTTATTGCCCATCTCTTCatgattatttttacatttgtagattcatgtgttttgtacATGTGTAATGTAATCAGGGCATCCTTGAAAAAGAGACTTTATTTCCGTTATCTGAGCTACTTGTGTAAGCTGAGATTGGGGTAAAGTCCCTTTGATGCAAGGGAAACATATTTGTGTCCGTTACCCTCGTCCTGTGGCAGGAACATGTGAACAGGTCGTCAGTCGGCTGCTTTACAAGCTCCATGTCCTCACGAACCGCCGGCTCCGTCACCTGGAGTTTGGCATATGCCTACAAGAAGAAAATTAAAGTTACAGAGAGAAATTATGTGAAATTATATTATCCAGAATAACTTCAATAATATTTATCAACAACAATCTAATATACTTTGAGCCCTGGATGATTGCAGCACTGTACCTGGAAAAGTTTGTAGTAGTAACAAAGTATACTGTCTCCCATGAGATGATTGCGGGCAAACTGTTGACCCGCCAGTGCAATTTTCTTTGCCTGAAAGAAGAATTAAAGTGACttggtttcattttttaatcacaaCAACCCAGAAGAGCGAAGCCAATAGGGATCCACTACATAGAATCATGCCTGATCAGTTGGTGTTTATACCCAACTGAATAATTATCATCACCTCTTCATCGTGGTCACGGGCCCATTGGATCTTTTCCAGCAGGTCTCCCAGGTCCGCCCTTATTGGGATGAAGTGCTCCCATGGTCGCAGCTCATTGTAGAAGTGCTCGTAGTAGCCCGAGTCCTGCTTTAAGACCACACTGTCTCCTGACAACAGGTACGGCAGCCGATACGCCGCCACCGTACCGTCAATGTTTATCTGGTACTTGTACTGGAGGTGGACATggaacacaaattaaaaaaaagattaaatgacTTTTAGCAAAATCAGTGCTatatttaaaattcaatttAGCTAACTGAAGAGTCTTTAGCTTGTTACATACTTTCCTCATAGACACTACTTCAATTGAGGCTTTTTGTGCAGATTTAGTTTCTTCaaggtttatttttccttaCCTTGAAAAAGTCAAAGAATGAGACATGTTTGACCAGCGGCCCGTAGAGGCTCTCGTCGTgcttgaagaagaagaagttggtGAAAGCTGCGTCTATCATGTGAGGATGAGCCCTCGATAGCTTGACCAGCTCCAGTCGCTCCTGACGACTGTCCCTCCCCCTCCAGAAGGCCGTGGCGTTCTTCTCTGGCCACGGCGGCCCTGAGTTGGCCTGAACTG
Proteins encoded in this window:
- the tex30 gene encoding testis-expressed protein 30 codes for the protein MEKFVEDRVEVQLGTKCVDAAVCVPASETRVHTAVILTHGAGGDMNFSQLVSLSHALASRGFICLRFTCRALNLSYRVKVYHAVWDYLKSLQRFNIKHMFIGGRSMGSRAAAALARQLSEGTEGAVQGVVCLSFPLHPPGQTHAHRQRSEDLRALPEHVPVLFVSGTGDNMCDKVLFDRMVSELKAPTEVYWVKGGSHGLTVKGRSEESVMEEVNLQVITWISKQEAQIS